The nucleotide sequence GGCGGCTACGAGGGCTATTCGGACTGGAAGTCGGTCTCCGCGAACCGGACGAAGGTCGCGCTCACCGGATCCCCCACGATCCACACCGGCGTGGACTCGGGCGCGGACGGCGGGATCGTCTTCCTGTCCAGCATCCTCGACCAGGTGGCACAGCTGCCCCCGGTGGCGGCCGTCCCGCTGCTCCCCCGCCGCTGGGCCGCCGTGTGGCAGTCCGGGAAGTACGCCACCGCTCAGCGGGTGCGCGGCACCACGCGCCTGCACACCACCCTGACCCCCACCGCGGAGAGCGGCACCCTCGTCGCCCACCTCTACGACGTGGGGCCGCTCGGCCTCGGCCGGCTGGTCACCCACGCCCCGTACACCTTCCACGGGCGCACCCCCGGCACGCCGTTCGGTCTCGACCTGGACCTGTTCTCCACGGCTTACGACGTCCCGGCGGGACACCGGCTCGCCCTGGTCGTCGACACGGTCGACCCGCTCTACATCGAGCACAACCCCTCCGGCGCGCGGCTGACCTTCTCCTCGCCGGCGGACGACCCGTCGTACGTGTCGGTCCCGCTGCGCGAACAGTGATCTCCGGCCGGCGCCGGGGCGGGTGGGTTCCGCGGCCGGCGCCGGCGCTCAGTGCTCGAGGATCTTGGAGAGGAAGTCCTTGGCGCGGTCGCTGCGCGGGGCGGTGAAGAACTCCTCGGGCGTGCGGTCCTCGACGATGCGGCCGTCGGCCATGAAGACCACCCGGTCGGCGGCCGAACGCGCGAAGCCCATCTCGTGGGTGACCACGACCATGGTCATGCCCTCCTGGGCGAGCTGCTGCATCACCTCGAGGACCTCGTTGATCATCTCGGGGTCCAGGGCCGAGGTCGGCTCGTCGAACAGGAGCGCCTTCGGGTCCATGGCGAGGGCGCGGGCGATGGCCACCCGCTGCTGCTGTCCGCCGGAGAGCTGCGCGGGGAACTTGTCGGCCTGGTCGGCGAGTCCCACCCGGTCGAGCAGTTCACGCGAACGCCGGTCGGCCTCCTGCTTCTTGCGTCCGCGGACCTTCACCTGGCCGAGCGAGACGTTCTGGAGAACCGTCCTGTGGGCGAAGAGGTTGAAGGACTGGAAGACCATGCCGACCTCGGAACGCAGGGCGGCCAGCGCCTTCCCCTCCTCCGGCAGGGGCTGCCCGTCGAGCGTGATCGTCCCGGAGCGGATCGGCTCCAGCCGGTTGATCACCCGGCACAGCGTCGACTTCCCCGACCCCGAGGGGCCGATCACCACGACCACCTCCCCCCGGCCGACGGTGAGGTCGACGTCCTGGAGGACGTGCAGCTCCCCGAAGTACTTGTTGACGTCACGCAGCTCGATCAACGGATCGACGGCCATGCGCAGCCCCACTCGCTCTCAGCTGTGTCGTGGTGTCGTGGTGTCGTGGTCGCCGCAAACTACCGACCGGGAACCGGCGCCGGGGCACGACACGCATCCGCCCGGCATTAGCCGTATTTACGCTGCCCCGCTCAGTTCTCGGCCACCTCGGCGTACAGCTGGGAGAGTTCGGGCGTGCCGGTGGCGGCCCAGTCCCGCCCGGCGGTCACCACGTCGACCTCGCGGCCGGACACCAGCCGGACGACCGGCTCGCCGTCCGCCCCGATCACCCACACCGCGCCGGGAACGGTGCGCACGACGACCGTCCCCAGATACAGCCCGGCGTCGTGACCGAACCAGGGCAGGGTCTCCTCGTCCTCGCGCCAGCGGGGAGGAAGCTGGTCCAGCGCCTCCAACGAGGCCGCCGTGTCGTCGAGTCGGATGCGCTCCCGGGCGACCTGGGAACGCAACAGCTCGCATTCGGAGAGGAGTTCGGCGATCCCCTCGGGGTCATCCTCGGCCAGCACCGCCGCGCGGTACTTCTTGCTCCTGTTGCCCAGGAAAGGGATGTTCATAAGCCCAGCGTGACATTCACACCGGCGTGCGCACCACAGGCGCGCTGGCACCCGTCCGGGCCCGGGTCACGCCCGGACGTCGAGGTCCACCACGACCGGAGCGTGGTCCGAGGCGCCCTTGCCCTTGCGTTCCTCGCGGTCGACGTAGGCGTCCTCGACCGCCTTGGCGAACGGCTCGTTGCCGTACACCAGGTCGATGCGCATACCGCGGTTCTTGGGGAAGCAGAGCTGGCGGTAGTCCCAGTACGTGAAGGGGTGGTCGTACTTCAGGGGGCGCGGGACGACGTCCGACAGGCCGGCCTCGCGCAGGGACGCCAGGGCGGCGCGCTCGGCGGGAGTGACATGGGTGGAGCCCACGAAGGCGGCCGGGTCGTGGACGTCGTCGTCGGTCGGCGCCACGTTGTAGTCGCCCATCACCGCGAACGGGCGGCCGCCCGCCGCGTCCCCCGCGACGGCCGCCTTGAGCGCCTCGAACCACTGGAGCTTGTAGGCGTAGTGCGGGTGGTCGACCTCCCGGCCGTTCGGCACGTACACCGACCAGACGCGGACCGGGCCGCAGGTCGCCGAGACGGCGCGGGGTTCCTGCACGCCCTCGTAGCCGGGATCGCCGGGCAGGCCCTTGACGACGTCCTCCAGGCCGACGCGGGAGATGACCGCCACCCCGTTCCACCGGCCCGTGGCGTGGACCGCCGCCTCGTAACCCAGTTCGCGCAGCTGCTCCAGCGGGAACTGCGCCTCGGCGACCTTGGCCTCCTGGAGGCAGAGCACGTCGGTGCCGCTGCTCTCCAGCCAGGCCAGGAGCCTCGGCAGGCGGGCGGTGATCGAGTTCACGTTCCAGGTCGCGATGCGCATGCTCCACAACCTACCCGGCGGGTCCGACAACGCCGTCCCTCAGAGCGTCGCGGACGCCCCCGGCGCCAGCCGGCCGTGCTCGGCGCCGCCGAGATTGCCCAGGTGGGTGTCGTAGATCGGGCGGGCGAGGTCGGTGAGGAGGGCGTCGTGGATGTCGTAGACGCGCTGCGGCCGGACCTCGCGGACGTAGTCGATGACCTCGGCGATCTTGTTCCAGGGGGCCTGGACCGGGGCCAGCAGGGTCTCCACCGGCCGGCCGGGGACGGTGAGCGCGTCGCCCGGGTGGAAGACCCGGCCCCCGTCGACGAGGAAGCCGACGTTGGTGACGCGCGGCAGGTCGGGGTGGATGACCGCGTGGAGCTCGCCGTGCACCTGGACGTCGAAGCCGGCGGCGGTGAACGCGTCGCCGTGGCCGACGGTGTGCACCCGGCCCGGGAAGGCGGCGGAGAGCTTCTCCGCGACGGAGCGCAGGGTCCAGATCTCCGTGCCCGGGGCGGCCTCCAGGGCCGCCCGCAGCCGGTTCTCGCCGAAGTGGTCGGGATGCTCGTGCGTGACCAGGATCGCGTCCGCGCCCAAGGCCGCGTCCGCCTCGCTGAACATGCCGGGGTCGAGGACGAGCGTGCGCCCGTCCTTCTCCAGGCGTACACACGCGTGCGACTTCTTGGTGAGTGTCAGAGCCGTCATGGAGTCCATCCTGCCTCCGCCGCCGGCGCGGGGCTCACCCGGTGGGCGCCCACCGGGCCCGCCCCGCGCGGCTCACTCCGTGGGGGTCGTTTCCTCGCGGATCACCTGCTGCGCCACCTTGAAGGCGCTGCTCGCCGTGGGAACCCCGCAGTGGACGGCGATCTGGAGGAGCACCTCCCTGATCTCGTCGGGG is from Streptomyces asoensis and encodes:
- a CDS encoding exodeoxyribonuclease III; translated protein: MRIATWNVNSITARLPRLLAWLESSGTDVLCLQEAKVAEAQFPLEQLRELGYEAAVHATGRWNGVAVISRVGLEDVVKGLPGDPGYEGVQEPRAVSATCGPVRVWSVYVPNGREVDHPHYAYKLQWFEALKAAVAGDAAGGRPFAVMGDYNVAPTDDDVHDPAAFVGSTHVTPAERAALASLREAGLSDVVPRPLKYDHPFTYWDYRQLCFPKNRGMRIDLVYGNEPFAKAVEDAYVDREERKGKGASDHAPVVVDLDVRA
- a CDS encoding amino acid ABC transporter ATP-binding protein, giving the protein MAVDPLIELRDVNKYFGELHVLQDVDLTVGRGEVVVVIGPSGSGKSTLCRVINRLEPIRSGTITLDGQPLPEEGKALAALRSEVGMVFQSFNLFAHRTVLQNVSLGQVKVRGRKKQEADRRSRELLDRVGLADQADKFPAQLSGGQQQRVAIARALAMDPKALLFDEPTSALDPEMINEVLEVMQQLAQEGMTMVVVTHEMGFARSAADRVVFMADGRIVEDRTPEEFFTAPRSDRAKDFLSKILEH
- a CDS encoding DUF6278 family protein, translating into MNIPFLGNRSKKYRAAVLAEDDPEGIAELLSECELLRSQVARERIRLDDTAASLEALDQLPPRWREDEETLPWFGHDAGLYLGTVVVRTVPGAVWVIGADGEPVVRLVSGREVDVVTAGRDWAATGTPELSQLYAEVAEN
- a CDS encoding MBL fold metallo-hydrolase, whose translation is MTLTKKSHACVRLEKDGRTLVLDPGMFSEADAALGADAILVTHEHPDHFGENRLRAALEAAPGTEIWTLRSVAEKLSAAFPGRVHTVGHGDAFTAAGFDVQVHGELHAVIHPDLPRVTNVGFLVDGGRVFHPGDALTVPGRPVETLLAPVQAPWNKIAEVIDYVREVRPQRVYDIHDALLTDLARPIYDTHLGNLGGAEHGRLAPGASATL